From Amaranthus tricolor cultivar Red isolate AtriRed21 chromosome 4, ASM2621246v1, whole genome shotgun sequence:
ggttttcaaaataaacgatCGATATTTCCCTCGTTATAAAGGTCTAAAAAAACTGCGTTTTTGGGTCCTATCAAgtgatatcttatggtttcgaccgatatttaggcgCTTTATTAACCGCATGACTCCTGTTACCACATTAGCATTCCGTTACCATAGTCGTGACCGTTACCGCATTTTCACGCTATGGCTGTGTGAGAGCCTAGTCTAGCTTATTAGCAGTCCTGTCAGCCTCAATACTTTATCTACTGCTCTCTATCACCCTTTAACTTTCTCTGATGACTTCTGATTGAGCCCTCGATAATTCTTCCCGTCGTCATCCAACCCATTTATTTCTTGAAGAACATAGCAAAAGGAAATTCAAATGTACGGTACCCACAACCAACTACTGTATCTGTTTTTGTTTCACAGTAGTTCCTTTGGCAAACATTTTGACTTTTTGACCAAATTTCAACTTACTTAATTTTGTGTAGATTAGCCTTTGTCATAGCTTTCAAAATAGAAGCCATTGTTTCTGCTACTTTAAGTTTCCTGCAGCAAGTGAACCACCCCCAGAAAATTCCCACCTACCCTTCCTTCCCCCTCAAATACCCTTCTATGAATTGTTATTTACATTTTCTTTTGTAGGTGTCATTTATACATAATAATCTGTGTGTTCTTCTGCTAATATCATTGCTTAGATCGTTTCGCTTCAGTGTTCTGAGCAAGCGCAAAATAAATGGCTAAAGAAGGCCTCTCGGCTGCCTTTTATAAGGTTAATCTGCATTGCCCTGAATGTGCTGAAAAGATCAAGCGGCCTCTTCTGAAAACACAAGGTACATTTTGCTACTTTCTTTCGTCATTTTTGTAaggaaaagtcaaaaaaaataatttcttggAATGTGGTACGTATTAAAGCTGATTATTTAGAAGATGTCGAGccaaatcaaatttttttcacGTCTAATACGTGTCATAAACAAAGCTTTTGGTTCTATATTCCTGACTCTCCATGGCAGTCCCGATTCCCGAATGTGATGATTTTGGAACAAATGTCGTATTTGCCTCTGATACCATCAACCATGTCAAtgaatcaactcaactaaaagcttaagcttatagTTATTGGCCCCAACTTATCTTATATAATCTATCAGGATGGACTAATCAAAGGCCGTAAAGTATGATTGTGATACATTTCTGAATCTTGTTGCGCTTTGCAAAACCATGCAGGAGTTCGTGCAGTAGACGTCAACTTTGAGAAGAGTGAAGTAAAGGTTGTTGGAGTAATCGATTCAAAGAAGATCCACCAAAGAATTGAAAGATTGAGCAAGAGGAAGGTGGAATTGTTAAAAGTCGAGGCCAACTTCAAACATACTGTAGTTGTAGAAAAAGTCGTCAAGGAAACCAAGGAAGTAAGTAATATCTTCTCATCCTGCATTGCTGTTGCTTAGTCAATTACTAGACGACCCGTCTTTGAAATGCCTGTGCTATCTCTACACCTTGTGCCTcaaataataaaactataaatttATCAAACTAAAGTATTTCCCATTAGAATAAAGTACTTTAATCGttaaattttacaatattttgcCGAAAAAATTATCAAACTATAAATTTTTGGGCTGTTAGTAATGCGATGCCTCGTGTTAGTCTCTTCACACTCCGGTTGAACACCAGTCGTCTGAccgtaaaataaaaatgagactgGTCCGTTATATAATGGTCATTTTTAACTGATTTGAGCTTAACATACTATAAAACTCCGTTACATAACTTGTGATGTAGAATCATGAAGTATCAACAATTCTTAGATGTTATTGTAACTTACTAGTCATTATAATATTTCTTGATtatgtattaaattttaattgtcccGTATATCGATGGGTTAAATATTTATAGTTCTTTAGtttcggattataatggactattcATGTAACGTACGTTtactaccaagggtcaatcggaaacaatctAGTATTATCATTAGTAAGGGTAACGCTGCATACATCCGACCTTTACAACCCTCATCCTAGATggaagccacttaatggcattagaGTAATGGAACGTGTAGAATGTATTAAATTCTAAGGTCTagtataattaatataaatatatgctcTGGAAAATTTCCGATTTAAAAACTCACATATGTGAAATGGGTTGTAACACTGCAAGGTGCCACGTCCACGACATTCAACTAttaacacaaacacaatcaccaATGGCATCTACGGTTTTTTTCTCTGCATGTGACTTTTATAAGTTCTCTAATGTAAAATGATATGTAGCGAAAACTTTGAAGCTACCCTCAATTAGTTTTACATAATAAGGGTTAATTGGTACGAGGTTTTTTTGTGGATTTTGCAGCCAGTAGTATTCAACCATACAGTGAAGGCACATTTGCATTGTGATCAATGTGAAGCTGATCTTCGTCGGAAGCTATTAAGGCATAAAGGTAATTATAACTTAATTACATCTCTATTAATTTCAAGCTTTTTCTTCACAAATAATAGCATGAAAATTGAGAATCCAGGTTGGAGAGTAAGTATCGTTTTCTAGGAAAGATCCTGAGTTGGATTCTCACTTAGCTCACTTTTATTTGTCCATTCTAAAGATTATTCTTCAATTCGGCATTGGCACACAGTTTAGGATGTTCTACAAGACTCATTTGCTTCATAAATCAAGTCT
This genomic window contains:
- the LOC130809744 gene encoding heavy metal-associated isoprenylated plant protein 4; this translates as MAKEGLSAAFYKVNLHCPECAEKIKRPLLKTQGVRAVDVNFEKSEVKVVGVIDSKKIHQRIERLSKRKVELLKVEANFKHTVVVEKVVKETKEPVVFNHTVKAHLHCDQCEADLRRKLLRHKGIYNVKSDMKAQTLAIEGTIEAEKLVKHIREKLHKHAEIVKGKEIKKEEKKIEETKTVTKVEETKTATKVIGIEEVKEVQEKLKASNTPYIIHYVYAPQWFSDEDPNACSIM